One Lycium barbarum isolate Lr01 chromosome 5, ASM1917538v2, whole genome shotgun sequence genomic window carries:
- the LOC132640304 gene encoding beta-amylase 1, chloroplastic-like codes for MRAFRDRFENLLGDTIVEIQVGMGPAGELRYPSYPEKDGVWKFPGIGAFQCYDKYMLSSLKSAADEFGKFEWGHTGPTDAGEYNNWPEDTNFFRKEGGGWDCQYGEFFLTWYSQMLLDHGERILQSAKAIYENKDVKISVKIAGIHWHYGTRSHAPELTAGYYNTCFRDGYLPITQMLAKHGAILNFTCIEMRDHEQPQDAQCAPEKLVRQVALATREAQVTLAGENALPRYDECAHEQILQASSLNIDSEFDDREMCAFTYLRMNPDLFQPDNWRRFIVFVKKMSEGKDVDRCLEQVEHEAEHFVHVHPLVQEAAVALSISRVAPRMISQVIVIIS; via the exons ATGAGAGCATTTAGAGATAGATTTGAGAATCTACTAGGAGACACTATTGTG GAAATTCAAGTTGGCATGGGTCCAGCTGGAGAGCTACGTTATCCATCCTACCCTGAGAAAGATGGAGTGTGGAAATTTCCCGGTATTGGAGCTTTTCAGTGTTACGACAAG TACATGCTCAGCAGCTTAAAGTCTGCGGCTGATGAATTTGGCAAGTTTGAGTGGGGTCATACTGGTCCGACAGATGCAGGTGAATATAACAACTGGCCAGAAGATACAAACTTTTTCAGGAAAGAAGGTGGTGGTTGGGATTGTCAATACGGTGAGTTCTTCCTCACATGGTATTCTCAAATGCTTTTGGACCACGGCGAGAGAATATTGCAATCCGCCAAAGCTATATACGAGAACAAGGACGTCAAGATATCAGTTAAGATTGCAGGTATTCATTGGCACTATGGAACACGGTCCCATGCCCCTGAACTCACAGCAGGGTACTACAATACCTGTTTCCGAGATGGTTACCTTCCTATCACTCAGATGCTCGCCAAACACGGCGCTATTTTAAACTTCACTTGTATTGAGATGCGAGATCACGAGCAGCCACAGGATGCACAATGTGCACCTGAGAAGTTGGTTAGGCAGGTAGCATTAGCCACTCGGGAAGCTCAAGTTACACTAGCTGGTGAGAATGCTTTGCCTCGATATGATGAGTGTGCACATGAGCAGATCCTCCAAGCATCCTCATTGAATATCGACAGCGAATTTGATGATAGAGAAATGTGTGCATTTACTTATCTGAGGATGAATCCAGATCTTTTCCAACCTGACAACTGGAGACGGTTTATTGTATTTGTGAAGAAAATGAGTGAAGGAAAGGATGTGGACCGGTGTTTGGAACAAGTGGAGCATGAAGCCGAGCATTTTGTACATGTTCATCCTCTAGTGCAAGAAGCTGCTGTTGCCCTGAGCATCTCAAGGGTTGCTCCTCGGATGATCAGCCAAGTAATAGTTATTATCTCATAA